The following is a genomic window from Hyphomicrobiales bacterium.
GAGATCGTCGCGATGGTGGCGGGTCATGCCGGCCGGCCAATGCATCGAGGGGGGATATTTGTCGGGCTCGTCCGAGACCAGGGCGATCCGGCTCACCCCTTCGGCCCGCACCTCCGCCGCGACCCTGTCGACGGTGAGATCGCCTTCCACATGCTGGCCGCCCGTCATGGCGACGGCATCGTTGAAGAGGATCTTGTAGGTTACGTTGGTCTTCGTCGCGAGGGCGAAGCGCAGCGCCAGGATGCCCGAATGCTGGTAGGTGCCGTCGCCGAGATTCTGGAAGACGTGCTTGCGCTTCGAGAACGGCGCCTCGCCGACCCAGTTGGCGCCCTCACCGCCCATCTGGGTCACGCCGTCCGTGGAGCGGTCCATCCACTGCACCATGTAATGGCAGCCGATGCCGGCATAGGCGCGCATGCCCTCCGGCACGACGGTGGAGGAATTATGCGGGCAGCCCGAGCAGAAATGCGGCGTGCGCGTACCGGCATCCGCCGTCTCGGCGAGAATGCGCTGGGCGTCGCGGATATGGGCGACGCGGGCGGCGAGCTCTTCGCTCGGGTGGTAACGCAGCACGCGATCGCCGATCGCGATGGCGATATCGTTGGGATCAAGAGCGCCCTTCACCGGGAACAGCCATCGGCCTTCCTCGTCCTTCTTGCCGACGCAGGTGGGCTGGTTGGCGGAGCCATAAAGCTCCTCCCGCACCTGCACCTCGATGAGGGAGCGCTTCTCCTCGACGACGATGATGAGATCGAGCCCCCGGGCGAAGTCGATGAGTTCCTGCCGGCCAATCGGCCAGGGGCAGGCGATCTTGTAGAGGCGGATGCCGAGATCATTGGCGCGCACCTCGTCGATGCCGAGGTCGTCGAACGCCTGGCGCACGTCGAGATAGCTCTTGCCGACCGTAACGATACCGATCTTCGGATGACGCCCACCTGACGTGATGATGCGGTTGAGGCCATTGGCCCGGAGAAACGCCAGCGCCGCATCGCGCTTGAACTCATGCAGCCGCGCTTCCTGCTCCAGGATTTTGTCGAAGGGACGGATATTCAATCCGCCCGGCGGCATCGCGAAGTCTTCGGGGATCACGATACCGAGCCGCTCCAGCGAGCCATCCACCACGGCGGTCGATTCCACCGTGTCCTTCACGCCCTTCAGCGCGACCCAGGTCCCCGCGAAACGGCTCATGGCGAAGCCGTAGAGCCCGTAATCGAGAATTTCCTGCACGCCGGCCGGATTGAGGATGGGGATCATGGTGTCGACGAAGAGGAACTCCGTCTGGTGCGCCACGGTCGAGCTCTCGGCCGTGTGGTCGTCACCCATCAGCGCGATCGCCCCGCCATTCCGTGACGTACCGGCCATATTGGCGTGGCGAAACACATCGCCGGAGCGGTCGACGCCCGGCCCTTTGCCATACCAGAGGGTGAACACGCCATCGAACTTGCCGTCGCCGCGCATCTCGGCCTGCTGGGTTCCCCAGCAGGCGGTGGCGGCGAGGTCCTCGTTGAGGCCAGGCTGGAAGACGACGTCGGCGGCCTTCAGCTGCCGTGCCGCGCGCGCGAATTGCTGATCGAGCCCGCCGAGGGGCGAGCCGCGATAGCCGGAAACGAAACCGGCCGTGTTCAGCCCCGCCCGCCGGTCGCGCTCCTTCTGCATCAGCATGAGGCGCACGATGGCCTGCGTCCCGGTGATGAACACGCGGTCCTTCGTCAGATCATATTTGTCGTCGAGATTGACATCGTTGAGGCGCGCGGCCGAGCCGTTCGCAGGATCACGGGCGTTCTCGCCCCCCCTCTGCGACCCGGTACCATGAGACATGAAATCATGCGTCATGTGGTCCCTCCTGCGTCTTCGCGAGACGCCGACGGTGCCGGATTGGTTCCGATCTTGCGTCGGATTACGTCAGTGACGCTGACATAAAATCACCGACCCGTCAATCATAACAGATGAGGGCCAAACAGTGGTGAAACAAGGCCACGCCTGCTTTCGGCGATCTGGTCTTGCTTTTGCCGCACTGAAGGGCAAAGCCTTTCTGCATCTCGCAATCGGCCAACCAGGACAGATGATGCCCCGTTTTTCATATGTGCTCCCCCTTTTGGGAGTCGCGGCGCTATGGTCGACCGCCGCGAGCGCGCATCCTCACGTTTGGGTGACAGCCAAGAGCGAGCTCGTTTATGACGACAAGGCCGATATCACGGCCGTCCGCCACAGCTGGACTTTTGACGAAGCCTATTCGAGCTATGCCACCCAAGGCCTCGACACCGACGGCGACGGCAAGCTCTCGGCGGCGGAGCTTGCGGACCTCGCCAAGATCAATGTCGATTCGTTGAGTGACTTCAATTACTTCACGAAAGCCAAAGCGAATGGCAAGACGGTCGCCTTCGCCAATCCGACTGACTACAGGCTTGATTTCCAGAACGGGCATCTGACGCTCAATTTCACGCTACCCGTGAAAACGCCGATGCCCGCCAATCGCATGCTGACCCTCGAGATCTACGACAATACCTATTTCGTCGCCTTTGCTTTGGCCGACGGCGATGATGCGGCCACGACCAGTGGCGCCCCGAAGGGCTGCGCAACACAAATCACGCGCCCGAAAAAGCCGGATGAGGCACAGCAGCAGCAGCTTTCGGAAGCCTTTTTCGAGGCGCTGACGGCCAATTCCAATTTCGGCATGCAGTTTTCCAATCGCATTCTGGTCGCCTGCCCGTGAGTGGTGGTGAAGCCCTGAACCAGCACGTCAATTCGGGGGCGAAAGCACGCGGTGGACACAGGTTTCTGACGAGGCTAGGTGTTGCCCTCGTCGGGCTCGCCCTCGTGGGTGCCGTCCTGCTGGCCCTGGGGATGGCGCTCGAGGCCTGGCTCGCCCCCCCACCCGCTCCACGGAACCCCTTCGGCACCGGCCTCAGGGAAGCGGCTCCCGCCGCGACGGGCATCGGCGGATTTATCCTCGCCGTGCAGGGTGAGTTCTACCAGCTCCTCGTTCGCGCCATGCGCGAGATGAAGGACAACGGCTCGGCCTTCTGGTCACTGATAGCGATTGGTTTCACCTACGGCGTCTTTCATGCAGCCGGCCCAGGCCATGGCAAAAGCGTGATAGCCGGCTATATCGTCGCGAGCCGCCAATCGTTGCGGCGCGGGCTTACGCTCAGCGGCGCGGCCGCTCTCCTGCAAGCCGCGGTGGCAATCGCGATCGTTTCCGTCCTGGCGCTGGTGATCCGCGCGACGGCGGCGACGGTCAGCGCCACCGCCAATGCCATCGAGCTCGCCAGCTTCGGTGCCGTCATGGTGCTCGGCCTCGCCGTCCTCTGGCGCAAGGCCGGCGCTTTCGTCGCGATCGCCGGGTTCGGCGGGCCGCCGCAGGATTTCGCGCGGGATTGCGGACACGTGCATATGCCGGCACCCACCGAACTCGACCGCCTCGGCGACTGGCGCGACAGGGCCGGTGTCGTGGTGGCCGCGGGAATCCGCCCCTGCGCCGGCGCCATCATCATCCTTGTTTTCGCGCTCGGCCAAGGGCTGTTCGCCGCCGGCATAGCCGCGACACTCGCGATGGCGGTCGGAACCGCGATCACCACGGGCGCGCTCGCGGCGCTCGCCGTGTTCATGAAGGGGCTCGCCCTGCGGGTCGCGGGCGGACGCGGACGCGGCCCGGAGGTCATCGCCGCGCTGGAAGTGCTCGCCGCGGCCTTCGTCGCGTTGACGGGCGTCGCCCTTCTCTCCGGTGTCTGGGCCTCGAGCGGAGGCTGATCAGGGCTGCGCGAAGACGCGCCTCGCAATGATGCGGAAGCGCGGTGCCTCCTCCGCATCGGGCTTGCGCGGGGGCTGAGAGCATAGCGCCAGCTGATCGATCACCGTCGGGCCGGCGGGTACCATCTCCTCGTAAAGCCTTGAGAGCCCCGCCAGCACCTCATCCACCTCGCCCTCCGGCACACGGTTGGTCAGGGTCATATGGAAGCGAAATTCCTCGAACACGTAGGGATAGCCGTAGCGATCGAGATAGCTGCGCTGCTGGCTCGTCAATTTCTGGGGCTGCCGCCGGGCATAATCGGCCGGCGAGAGGTTGGCGCGAAAAGGCTCGAAGGCCTCCACGGTTGCCCGCTCCAGTGCCGCCAAAGGCGGGGCTGGCTGCGCCTCGACAAGCGCGATGAAGGCCCCCTGGCCAGAACGGCCACCGATCGCCCTTGGCACGAGTCGGGGCAACGTGAATTGCCGCCTGCTCGCCGCGAAACGATCGAACGCCTCCCTCAGCCGCTCTTCGCTCTCGCCCGGCGTCAGACGGAACGGCGCCTTGATCGTCGCGTGGAAGCCATAAACGCGAGGGTCTGCCGTCAGTTCGCGGAAGCGCTCGGGGTTCGTTCCGGCCGGCACGAGCTGGCTCACATCCTCTCCGTTCTCGGCATCATAGCCGAGAACGGCCGAGCCGAAGCGCCAAAGAGCGCTGTCGGCCGCGGGAGCGACATAGACGGCATAGCGATCAGGTAGGTTCACGTCGGGAGAGTTCCTGTCAGGCGAGGCGCAGCGCTGCTGCGCGGTGGACGCGGCGCCCCAGCGCCACGAGAGCTCGGTCGGAGCCGGCGGGTCCGAGCAGGGAGAGACCGATCGGCGCCCCGTCCTTCTCAGCGACCGGAATGGTGACCTGCGGGAAACCCGTCAGGGAGCCAATCACCGCAAGCCGCTGGGCCCGGCTGCGGAAATCATCGAGCTCGACATCCCCGTCGTTCGCAAGCGGCGCGATATCCGGAGCCGAAGGGAGAAGGATCACGCGGTCCGAACCCAGGATACGCGTCAAACGCGCGCGGAATTCGTCCCGTACGATCGTCGCGCTCTCCACCTCCGCATCGGTGACCGCTTGCGCGAACGCAAAGCGCTCCGCCACGCCCGGTCCCAGCGGCGGGCGATAGCGTCCGACCAGCGGGCCCAAACTGGTCCAGGCCTCGCGTCCTTGCAACCGGCGAAAGGCCGTGACCAGTTCTCCAATGTCTGCGACACCGAGATCCTGCCCCCGGATGTCCCCGATCCGCAGCGTCGCGCGCTGGATCGCGGCTTTCAGCGCCGCCGCGGCGACAGGATCCGCGAAGGCGAACAGGTCATCCGCGAGATGCAGCTCCGGCTCATCACCGAGCGGCGATGTGTCTTCTCCGAGCAGCACATCCGCGACAGTTTCAAAGAGGAGGGCATCGCGGGTAAACCATCCCGCGGTATCGAAGCTCGGCGCCATCGGCGCGGCCCCTTCGAGCGACAGCCTGCCGTGGGTTGGGCGAATGGAGAACAGCCCGCAGAAACTGCCCGGAAAGCGCGTCGAGCCGCCGGTATCGCTCCCGAGCCCGATATCCGCGAGCCCGCCAGCCACGGCCGATGCCGAACCGGAGGACGATCCGCCTGGCACGCGGTCCGGCGCCGCGGCGTTCACCGGCATGCCGAAATGGGCGTTCTTGCCGATCATCGAATAGGCGAACTCATCGCAGATCGTCTTGCCGACGAATTGCGCCCCGGCCTCGAGAAGCTGCCGGACCAGAGGCGCCGTGGTCGTGCGGACACCGGTCGCGGCGAGGAAGACCGGGCTTCCCATGCTGGTCGGATAACCGGCCACGTCGAAGAGATCCTTCACGGCCAGACGCTGCCCGGCCAATGGCCCTGTTGCCGAGGAGGCAACTGGAACGTCAGGATAGGGCATGAAAGCACGCAGCATATCGTCGGCAACAGGCATCGTCTTGTCCTCTCCAGCGAGCGATGGCGTCCGATAGAAGCAGAACTGGTCGCATCCCGCCATGGTTGAGGGAATGCGTCTGCGATCAGCCGCGACCGATCAACAGGCCGGGGCGGACTGGCACGGGTGAAAGACCGCCCAGCGCCTCACCCCGAAGACAATCGACTATATAGGACGACGATAAACTTCAACCATAAGATGCATTACTCTCTCATCGCGTGAAAGCGGCGCGACACGAGTCGGCCCCCCGATCTCCCCCACCACTGATGACGCACTAGCGAAAGAGCACGACATCACGATGTCACCATCCGGCCTCCGGACATGTTGCCGCTGCTGTCCCTTTGCGGTAGTGGAGAGGCGGGTTTCTTCAAGCCCTGTTTGTCGATCGACCGTCCGCCGAGAGGAACGTCCGTGCCGAACAACAACCGCCTCAACCCGAAAAGCCTCCTCACAGTGGGAAGCGCGATCGTTCTCGTCGCGGTTGAGCTCTTGTGCGTCGCACTTGCGGGCGGATGGGCGCTCGCGGGGCTGTTCCAGCTCGGCACCACCATCGAATACGCCTTCATGGGCCTTTTTTCCCTGCTCGCCCTGTGGGGGATCGTTACCTTCTCGCGCAACGCCCTGAAGGTCGAACCGATTTTTGGGCCGGATTCCCACGGATAATAGCCCCCCGTCACGGGTCCAGCATGGTGCGACCATGCTCACGCCACGATTGCAGGCAAAAGGGCTATCAGAACCCCGCGTTGTTCCTCAGCCCCGTTGAATCGGCTCCATGGATTCCAGCAAAGCGCTTCTCGACCGCCGCACCTTCCTCGCCTCGGCTACCGGCGCTGCCCTCGTGGCGGCCACGGGCTTCTCGTCTCGCGCCCTCGCGGCGAACGGCCTGAAACTCGGAACGGCCGAGCCTTTCTCCTATGATGGCCTGATCGCGCGGGCCAAGGATATGGCCGGGCAACCCTATGTCGCCCCCAGGCGTCCGCCCGCGGAGATCCTGGACAAGCTGACCTATGAGGAACACGGCAAGATCCATTTCAACGCGGATCATGCCCTGTTCGGGGACGGGCCCGGCCGCTATCCCGTCACGTTCTTCCATCTCGGCAAGTTCTTCCAGACTCCGGTCGCCATGCATGTCGTGGCGAAAGACGAAGCCCGGGAAATCATCTACGACGATTCCTATTTCAACATGCCGCCGGAGAGCCCCGCGCATGCCCTGCCTCCCGGCAGCGGCTTCTCCGGTTTCCGATTCCAGGAAAGCCGGCTCGACGACAAGCTCGACTGGCGGCGCAATGACTGGGTCGCCTTCCTCGGCGCGTCCTATTTCCGGGCCATCGGCGAATTGTTCCAGTATGGCCTGTCGGCCCGCGGCATCGCCATCGATGTGGCGGTCGCCGGCAAGCCTGAGGAATTTCCCGACTTCACCCATTTCTATTTCGACACCCCAGCCGAGAACGGTGATTCGGTCACCGTCTACGCGCTGCTCGATGGCCCGAGCGTCGCCGGCGCCTATCGCTTCGTGATGAGCCGCAAGGCTGGCGTCATCATGGACATCGACACCCACGTCTTCCTGCGCAAGGACGTGGCGCGCCTCGGCATCGCACCGCTGACGTCGATGTTCTGGTACTCGGAAGCCAAGAAGCCAACCGCTGTCGACTGGCGCCCCGAAGTGCACGATTCGGACGGCCTCGCGCTCTGGACAGCCACTGGCGAGCGCATCTGGCGCCCGTTGAACAATCCAGGCCGCACCAGCGTCTCCGCCTTCGGCGATGACAATCCGCGCGGCTTCGGGCTCCTGCAGCGCGACCGCGCCTTCGAACATTATTTGGACGGCGTTCACTACGAGCGCCGCCCCAGCCTCTGGGTCGAGCCGCTCGACGAATGGGGCAAGGGCGCGATCGAGCTCGTCGAGATCCCGACTGACGACGAGATCCACGACAACATCGTCGCCATGTGGGTCCCTGAGGGCGACGCCAAGGCTGGCGCAAATTACCACTACAATTATCGCCTGCACTGGCTGGCCGATGAGCCTTTCCCGACCCCGCTCGGACGCAGCATCGCGACGCGGCTCGGCAACGGCGGCCAGCCCGGCCAGCCTCGCCCGAAGGGTGTACGCAAGTTCATGGTCGAGTTCATCGGTGGGCCCCTCGCCAACCTCCCCTTCGGTGTCAAGCCGGAGGCGGTGCTCTGGGCATCCCGTGGCGAGTTTTCCTATATCTTCACGGAAGCTGTGCCCGATGACGTGCCTGGCCACTGGCGTGCGCAGTTCGACCTCACGGTCGAAGGCAGCGATCCCGTCGACATACGCCTGTTCCTCAAAGCGGGCGACAAGGTTCTGACGGAAACTTGGCTTTACCAGTACAATCCCTTCGGTAATGTCTGATTTCGACACGCGTTCCTTCGGGCGCATCCGCCGAGAGTTAGTATCGTGTCCCTACTGAACCGACGTATGCTTGGCCAGATCATGGTCGCGGGTCTCGCGGCCCAGGCGCTTGGAACAGGCGGCCTGAGCACTGCTGCCCTGGCGCAGCAGGCCGGCGGGCTGAAGTTCGGCCGGTCCCGCCCGTTTTCCTATGATTGGCTGCGCAAGCACGCGGCTGAACTTGCCGCCAAGCCCTACCAGTCTCCGCCGCGTCCTGACCCCGCGATCGTTTCCAAGATCGACTACGACGCCCACGGTAAGCTCAAGTACAAGGCGGATTACGCCCTCTTTGCCGATGGCAAGTCGCCTTTCCCCATCACCTTCATGCATGTGGGACAGTTCTTCCCCAAGACCGTGCAGATGTTCGCGGTCGCGAGCGGGAAGGCAAGGGAGATCCTCTACCAGCCCGATT
Proteins encoded in this region:
- the opgD gene encoding glucan biosynthesis protein D, which translates into the protein MDSSKALLDRRTFLASATGAALVAATGFSSRALAANGLKLGTAEPFSYDGLIARAKDMAGQPYVAPRRPPAEILDKLTYEEHGKIHFNADHALFGDGPGRYPVTFFHLGKFFQTPVAMHVVAKDEAREIIYDDSYFNMPPESPAHALPPGSGFSGFRFQESRLDDKLDWRRNDWVAFLGASYFRAIGELFQYGLSARGIAIDVAVAGKPEEFPDFTHFYFDTPAENGDSVTVYALLDGPSVAGAYRFVMSRKAGVIMDIDTHVFLRKDVARLGIAPLTSMFWYSEAKKPTAVDWRPEVHDSDGLALWTATGERIWRPLNNPGRTSVSAFGDDNPRGFGLLQRDRAFEHYLDGVHYERRPSLWVEPLDEWGKGAIELVEIPTDDEIHDNIVAMWVPEGDAKAGANYHYNYRLHWLADEPFPTPLGRSIATRLGNGGQPGQPRPKGVRKFMVEFIGGPLANLPFGVKPEAVLWASRGEFSYIFTEAVPDDVPGHWRAQFDLTVEGSDPVDIRLFLKAGDKVLTETWLYQYNPFGNV
- a CDS encoding Indolepyruvate ferredoxin oxidoreductase, alpha and beta subunits produces the protein MTHDFMSHGTGSQRGGENARDPANGSAARLNDVNLDDKYDLTKDRVFITGTQAIVRLMLMQKERDRRAGLNTAGFVSGYRGSPLGGLDQQFARAARQLKAADVVFQPGLNEDLAATACWGTQQAEMRGDGKFDGVFTLWYGKGPGVDRSGDVFRHANMAGTSRNGGAIALMGDDHTAESSTVAHQTEFLFVDTMIPILNPAGVQEILDYGLYGFAMSRFAGTWVALKGVKDTVESTAVVDGSLERLGIVIPEDFAMPPGGLNIRPFDKILEQEARLHEFKRDAALAFLRANGLNRIITSGGRHPKIGIVTVGKSYLDVRQAFDDLGIDEVRANDLGIRLYKIACPWPIGRQELIDFARGLDLIIVVEEKRSLIEVQVREELYGSANQPTCVGKKDEEGRWLFPVKGALDPNDIAIAIGDRVLRYHPSEELAARVAHIRDAQRILAETADAGTRTPHFCSGCPHNSSTVVPEGMRAYAGIGCHYMVQWMDRSTDGVTQMGGEGANWVGEAPFSKRKHVFQNLGDGTYQHSGILALRFALATKTNVTYKILFNDAVAMTGGQHVEGDLTVDRVAAEVRAEGVSRIALVSDEPDKYPPSMHWPAGMTRHHRDDLDAVQRELAEVPGVSVLIYDQTCAAEKRRRRKKGTYPDPDRRVIINELVCEGCGDCSVTSNCVSVQPQMTEFGRKRVIDQSTCNKDFSCVKGFCPSFVSVHGATLRKVESASALARDDLDDGWAAHLPEPIRPALGHKPYNIIVTGVGGSGVVTIGALLGMAAHLEGRGCGMIDMAGLAQKGGAVYSHVRLAAAPEDIHAIRVFAGEADLVLGCDLVVTGSKKVLAAVARDETALMVNTAEVHPGDFTRNADYVLPVERIKRAIAEATGGRGVYFVDANAIAVAVLGNSIAANMFMLGFAYQHGKIPVSAEAVEKAITLNGEAVGMNLAAFRWGRRAVCEPEFVGALVDKAHEPTPVRHLSHTLDEIIDRRIVFLIGYQSNAYAARYGRFVERVRVREAEVSSSTALTEAVARYLFKLMAYKDEYEVARLYSDGNFARQLASTFSGDKIRLEFHLAPPLLAPKDAHGHPRKITFGPWMLPLFKLLAACKGLRGKAFDPFGRTAERRMERQLITDYEALLDELLEKLDAGNHALAVALASIPEKIRGFGHIKQRHLEAAKREEAELLERFRKGFPPLAVAAE
- a CDS encoding Nickel/cobalt efflux system; this translates as MSGGEALNQHVNSGAKARGGHRFLTRLGVALVGLALVGAVLLALGMALEAWLAPPPAPRNPFGTGLREAAPAATGIGGFILAVQGEFYQLLVRAMREMKDNGSAFWSLIAIGFTYGVFHAAGPGHGKSVIAGYIVASRQSLRRGLTLSGAAALLQAAVAIAIVSVLALVIRATAATVSATANAIELASFGAVMVLGLAVLWRKAGAFVAIAGFGGPPQDFARDCGHVHMPAPTELDRLGDWRDRAGVVVAAGIRPCAGAIIILVFALGQGLFAAGIAATLAMAVGTAITTGALAALAVFMKGLALRVAGGRGRGPEVIAALEVLAAAFVALTGVALLSGVWASSGG
- a CDS encoding ABC-type uncharacterized transport system substrate-binding protein, encoding MVKQGHACFRRSGLAFAALKGKAFLHLAIGQPGQMMPRFSYVLPLLGVAALWSTAASAHPHVWVTAKSELVYDDKADITAVRHSWTFDEAYSSYATQGLDTDGDGKLSAAELADLAKINVDSLSDFNYFTKAKANGKTVAFANPTDYRLDFQNGHLTLNFTLPVKTPMPANRMLTLEIYDNTYFVAFALADGDDAATTSGAPKGCATQITRPKKPDEAQQQQLSEAFFEALTANSNFGMQFSNRILVACP
- a CDS encoding Protein RcsF, which translates into the protein MNLPDRYAVYVAPAADSALWRFGSAVLGYDAENGEDVSQLVPAGTNPERFRELTADPRVYGFHATIKAPFRLTPGESEERLREAFDRFAASRRQFTLPRLVPRAIGGRSGQGAFIALVEAQPAPPLAALERATVEAFEPFRANLSPADYARRQPQKLTSQQRSYLDRYGYPYVFEEFRFHMTLTNRVPEGEVDEVLAGLSRLYEEMVPAGPTVIDQLALCSQPPRKPDAEEAPRFRIIARRVFAQP
- a CDS encoding Amidase — encoded protein: MPVADDMLRAFMPYPDVPVASSATGPLAGQRLAVKDLFDVAGYPTSMGSPVFLAATGVRTTTAPLVRQLLEAGAQFVGKTICDEFAYSMIGKNAHFGMPVNAAAPDRVPGGSSSGSASAVAGGLADIGLGSDTGGSTRFPGSFCGLFSIRPTHGRLSLEGAAPMAPSFDTAGWFTRDALLFETVADVLLGEDTSPLGDEPELHLADDLFAFADPVAAAALKAAIQRATLRIGDIRGQDLGVADIGELVTAFRRLQGREAWTSLGPLVGRYRPPLGPGVAERFAFAQAVTDAEVESATIVRDEFRARLTRILGSDRVILLPSAPDIAPLANDGDVELDDFRSRAQRLAVIGSLTGFPQVTIPVAEKDGAPIGLSLLGPAGSDRALVALGRRVHRAAALRLA
- a CDS encoding conserved hypothetical protein (Evidence 4 : Unknown function but conserved in other organisms); protein product: MPNNNRLNPKSLLTVGSAIVLVAVELLCVALAGGWALAGLFQLGTTIEYAFMGLFSLLALWGIVTFSRNALKVEPIFGPDSHG